The proteins below come from a single Stomoxys calcitrans chromosome 1, idStoCalc2.1, whole genome shotgun sequence genomic window:
- the LOC106082499 gene encoding activity-regulated cytoskeleton associated protein 1-like produces MGNKIVQMSSKQLQQIIEAVSVSAAVNSAAPAETITPKSKASFGNCPSNFGGTRNHDVVEEFITSIVTYEEIECISDEDALKGISLLFFGLASIWWQGVRKEAKTWADALNLIRGHFSPTKPAYQIYMEIFEKNQDENTPIDTFVNIKYRKHISRHDIKSFRDLLEKGRLIEHNITEDRREKNTTVYSASGMKRPYSNFQGHKNIKYSKRRAVECIQRPQAANIPTPPPLPSLI; encoded by the exons ATGGg AAACAAAATTGTACAAATGTCCAGCAAACAACTGCAGCAAATCATTGAAGCTGTTAGCGTTTCTGCCGCTGTCAATTCTGCTGCGCCTGCCGAGACCATAACGCCCAAGTCAAAAGCCAGTTTTGGCAATTGTCCCTCAAATTTTGGTGGCACACGTAACCATGATGTCGTTGAAGAGTTCATCACCTCCATTGTGACATATGAAGAAATCGAGTGCATTAGTGACGAAGATGCCTTAAAGGGTATTTCATTACTTTTCTTTGGACTTGCCTCAATCTGGTGGCAGGGAGTGCGTAAAGAGGCCAAGACTTGGGCAGATGCTCTTAATTTGATTCGTGGACATTTTTCACCTACTAAACCTGCATATCAAATCTATATGGAGATTTTCGAAAAGAACCAGGATGAGAATACACCCATCGATACATTTGTGAACATCAAATATCGCAAGCATATATCACGCCATgacattaagtcattccgtgaCCTATTGGAAAAGGGTCGTCTAATTGAACACAACATCACCGAAGATAGAAGAGAGAAAAATACAACTGTATATAGCGCCAGTGGCATGAAACGTCCATACTCCAATTTTCAAGGtcacaaaaatatcaaatattcTAAACGAAGAGCTGTGGAATGTATTCAAAGACCTCAAGCAGCTAACATTCCTACACCGCCACCTTTACCATCATTAATTTGA
- the LOC106082500 gene encoding activity-regulated cytoskeleton associated protein 2-like — protein sequence MTTTQMSDEQFRILIETIRSLAPEQRDKVAEEVKSKGSFANCPTRFSGQRDHDAVEVFIDAVETYKEVEQISDKDALKGLSLLFNGLATTWWKGVRREAKTWDEAMVLLREHFSPTKPAYQIYLEIFETKQGDSEQIDPFICNKRALLAKLPEGRHDEECELDFIYGLLSLKYRQQIPRHEIKSFRDLLDKGRTIERRH from the coding sequence atgacTACTACACAAATGTCCGATGAGCAGTTTCGTATTTTGATCGAAACAATACGCTCTCTGGCCCCAGAACAACGCGACAAagtagctgaagaagtcaaatcaaaggGAAGTTTTGCCAATTGTCCAACAAGATTTTCGGGACAACGAGATCATGATGCTGTTGAGGTATTCATAGATGCTGTGGAAACCTATAAGGAAGTTGAACAAATCTCCGACAAAGATGCTTTGAAAGGCTTGTCATTACTTTTTAATGGTTTGGCCACCACTTGGTGGAAGGGCGTGCGAAGAGAAGCCAAAACATGGGATGAAGCCATGGTCCTGCTAAGGGAGCATTTCTCACCCACCAAGCCAGCTTATCAAATCTATTTGGAGATATTTGAGACCAAGCAAGGTGATAGTGAACAAATTGACCCATTTATATGTAATAAACGTGCTTTGCTGGCCAAATTGCCCGAGGGCCGTCATGACGAAGAGTGCGAATTGGATTTTATCTATGGTCTGCTGAGTTTGAAATACCGCCAACAAATACCAAGACATGAAATTAAATCATTTCGCGACTTGCTGGATAAGGGCAGAACTATAGAAAGACGTCATTAA